From Punica granatum isolate Tunisia-2019 chromosome 1, ASM765513v2, whole genome shotgun sequence:
GTGTATGTATTTCTCAAATAGTTAGTTTAAAAAGGACACTTCGCAGTCATTAAACCCAAATTTCTGaacctaatttttttaaagtaatgGTAAAGCATTACCCAAAGGCAAGAGCAGTGATGGCCCATGCAACGAGAGCAGAGGACCCAGCTGCTGCCAAGCTATCATTCCTCCACGCCCTTACATGGCTGGCCCCTGCCAACTTCGATACCACCCCGATCACCCCCGCCAGCAGCGCAAAGATAAGGAAGAACATGGTCGCCCCGTTGCCTCCAAAACCTGCACAACAACAACTATGTCAAAATAGGTCACGCTACTGCAGAGTTTTAAGCTCTCAAAGTGAGTTCGAAATAGGCTACTCAACCATCCCAACCATCTTCAGTAAATGAGACGAATTGAAGGAGGAGCTTTGGATATGGATATATATCAACTTACTGGGATGATTGGTCTGGCCGTTGATGACGCGGTTGAGGCACCAGCTCGCGAACCCGATCACGATGAGGTACATGACGAAGTTAAGGAACAGCAGTGGCCCGGCCACGGTCCTCCCCAGGGTTGCCATCTCTTCTCTTCAGCAACAAAACCCTCCAATACTTCACTTCGCAGAGAGAATACACGCAAACTTGCTCTTCTACCACTATCTCTCTCTAGATTAGCTTCagctgctcttcttcttcttcttcttcttcctggaaGGGTTGACAGTGAAGAGTTTATATATGTAGACTGTGTAGGCAGATAGGGATGAAGGGGGGACACGTGTCAGGAGTTGGGAAGCTTAAGGTACCAGGTGGCAGGGCACTTGTCAGCTGGTCGGGTGTTACTTGTCTCTCGATTTCTTCACATCCTTTACCTACAGAGAGAACAAATCTCGAAGGTTCATCATCACATCATATAATATCATGCACGATCGGTGCTTTATCACTCGGGGATCAAATCTCTCTTTAATTTCATGTTCTCTTTACCTTACATCATCGTATGTATCATAATTGGGATGGATTTATTGATTCCCTGCAATAGGACATATACGAGGAATGAGAATGTAACATGATGAACCTTGGGGTCCTGACTACATTGAATAAGAATGTAACGAGGTGAACCTTGAGTTCCCTACTCCATAGGAGGTGTCCACCTACACACGGGACCGCGTGACACCGTGAAAGCAAAGTCGAACAAATATCTGactatcatatatatatacacctaACTGTGAGAGCAGCACATATAATACTATAACATGGGATCACTTGAATGTAACTTATAGCAGCACGACCGATCATAGCTAGCTAGAGATGTTGCCGATTTCGATCGATAGCGTAAAAAGCGTATGTAGGGTGCACGCCAACCCTAATGGCCATACATTTTCTCAGGAACAGAGTGGTTCCCTAATCTTCATTCACATCTTCCGCCGATGACATTTTCTCCCCTATGATCCCTCATTATTCTCTCCGTCTGGATCTCGCGTAAACTGAAATTTGGCATATGTATTTATGTTGAAGTTTCAAATTATACTAACGGAGTCGGtatcaaattttattatgGGCCTTGGTTCAGGATTTTAATTACAATTAACGATGTGATATACTTGCACGTATATCTTGCTCTCATCATTCATCAGCTAGTTCATAGTTATTACGTAGACTATAATCAACCACGTCAATTCTGTACTGGTCCAGTCGTTTGACACTGATTCGAAAGTgtcaatattatttaatttgaatAAGTTCGGCGCCGAGTTTATTTATCGGCTCCGACTGAATCTGTTTGGGGTGAAAATCCGCCTagaaatttattgaaaataacgATCTGACGCATTGCCAATGTGTTTAGTCACCCATTCGCTAGCTCATAATTTGACCTGGATAGATATACACATGTGAAAACATACAAAACAACAAACAATTTGATCAATTTCCCTGTTCTTCATGATGCTTACTGAAATTAGCACGTTGGTCTGGACATATTTAAAGTTTTCATGATCATGATGAAccagaaaaatataaagatgccattttttgaaataaaataaaattcacagGGTATATACACTCTGAAATCAATTTCACGTAATattcaccccaaaaaaaaaaaagaattcacATAATGAACTTTTGacgaatttttcaagaaactGAGGACGTTCAGGGAAAGTAACTTATGCATTTGTTGTATATTTCATATATGAGGGCATTTGGTGTTAGAGAAAGTAGTTTATGCGGCACATGTTATATAATTCACAGGATGCGGCTCACCAATAGAGTTCCGCTTAATACTTCAGAGTCACTGCTATATATCGATTAAATACGCACTGATTAAGCCTTGCACAATTGATTATTCAATTATATTGCCACAGTTATAAATAGTTTGGCTCATGTTGGGGTTGTAAAAGGTTGTAATATTGTAGTTGGCGAAGACCGGTCGTTTGGACTTGTAAGCAGACCTTGAAGTTAGGCTCCTCAGAATCTATTTTACTAAGACAAAAtgcaaaagtaaaatttaacaATCATGTCTATGTAAGAATATGTGCACCACCGAACCCAAAAGACTTAAATCGGTACCCATTGCAACTAGTGAAAAAGCTCCAATACTGAGTTGTGGATGCTTCTCTCTTTACAAACTAAGTTGTAGGTATCAGTGCTTTACGCAGTAAccttttatcaaatttttaacgGAGATAGATAAATAACATATATGtcaatacataaataaataaatataaaataatagtaCTAAAATCATAGAGTAAATGTACTCCCCTCCCTTTAAATTTTGCTCAATAATATTCCACCCCATTTTCGAAGAAAATTGACTCTACCCCATgtttaataaaagaattaatatTTCACACCATTGACCTTATTGActtaatagagaaaatttgTTTGGTTATTAAtctttactttattttttcaatttcgtCATGATCCATCGTTTCATTCACTATTATTCTAAAGGTGACACGAATAGCCCATATTAGATCATGCTCTTTGAATCACCATCAGATCTATTGATATACAAAATTTTTAcgaatgaaaaaatttaaaattaagaaaatatgcaAAAAGCAATATGTTCGAAATGTCAATGACCAATAAAGTTTTTTGTTGTCTACAGTATGGACATAATATTGATATCTTAAATTAGGACCTAAAATCCCAGTATTGTGGATGCAAGTCCTTAATTGAATCACACCACCACCCAAAGTTATAAAGAGTGAAGATAATAGTACATAACTTTGTTCGAGTGTTGGCGACCATTGCCGTGGAACACAAGCTACCAtgcaatttttcataaaaataaaataattttcgaaaattaataaataaaaaaggaaacatcAACAAGGAGTATGAAACGGATGGTACTGCCATTATCCTGGTGCTTCATGGGATCACTAGCTGACATGGACAGGGCTCAACCGCACCCCAACCTAGATCAATGTGAACTTTAAAGGACATTTGTAGTCATCAATCCTTAGGCATGCTCCCTATGGTGTTATCCTATTTTTAACTCTgttctaaaaattttcaagaaaatattattcagTAGTAGGCATAATCTCTCAGTGTCAAATGTAGTAGTTTTAGCTATTGATCTTAAGGAGTGGAGATCTTGCTGGCAAACGCCCTCGCTTTAGACAATTGGGAGCTTCAATGATTGTTGATGAGTTGttctatattttcttttctattttcaaatatttttattttaaaaataatataaattaatagattcattgaaaatttgaatcatAAGACCAAAATGGGTAAACTACATAATGTTTAAGATTAGAATaatacgaaagaaaaaagaattagtaTGAAAGTGAAAAGCAAAtaaagattgaggaccaaaagaaaTTTATCTTATCAAGTCAACAAGATCAATGGGTTAGAGTGTATTTTGCCTAAAAATAAGTGCTCTGACCTGTACGTTACACGTGTTTGTTTTAATAGAAATATTCATAGCTTTTAAAAGCAAATATACtttcatattttaaattacaaatctaatataataaatattttaaatagttTAGCGCAagttttttgtcaattttccTATATAATtgtgtatatttatttaatcaataatattATTCAGATTCACTCACAAATAAGAAATGCAAGtacttcaatttaattttgaaaagatttttataatattatattgttaattccttattttcattaattaatttttttttacttttttatgtaACCCTCATTTCTAAATTTAGagtttgtattatatatttcagTGAAATCCTACGTATTATATGTAATTAAGTATTTTATTCAACACATATtggaa
This genomic window contains:
- the LOC116215326 gene encoding membrane protein PM19L, whose translation is MATLGRTVAGPLLFLNFVMYLIVIGFASWCLNRVINGQTNHPSFGGNGATMFFLIFALLAGVIGVVSKLAGASHVRAWRNDSLAAAGSSALVAWAITALAFGLACKEIHIGGWRGWRLRVLEAFIIILTFTQLLYILLLHAGLFSSRYGPGYRDPDYTTGVPGDPVSKGTTAAPRV